One genomic region from Leifsonia sp. Root1293 encodes:
- a CDS encoding YlbL family protein, translated as MSLFTDAATDDGARPPRRSRPGWIILGIALVAVIVLGAMPAPYVIDLPGPVYNTLGTAEHDGEQVPLISIPSEKTYETKGSLDLLTVSQKGNREQQPGWFEVATSWFDPTRAVLPIDAVFPADVSNDQIQEQSQAMMVDSQQDAIAAALVELGYDFPREVTVAGISKDSPAEGVLEEGDVIVALNGTEVHDTQALRDAVAENGTDKAATVDYERDGVAASAEITPTDADGTALIGVGVRMNYEFPFDVDIQLDNVGGPSAGQMFALGIIDKLTPGLLNGGENVAGTGTIDSAGTIGAIGGIRQKLFGAKDAGADWFLAPASNCNEVVGHIPDGLTVFSVKTLDDSMAVLETIANGGDTSALPSCSSGA; from the coding sequence TTGTCACTGTTCACGGATGCCGCGACCGACGACGGCGCTCGCCCACCGCGGCGATCGCGGCCGGGCTGGATCATCCTCGGGATCGCCCTCGTCGCCGTCATCGTTCTCGGCGCCATGCCGGCGCCGTACGTGATCGATCTTCCCGGGCCGGTCTACAACACCCTCGGCACGGCGGAGCACGATGGCGAGCAGGTGCCGCTGATCAGCATCCCCAGCGAGAAGACCTACGAGACGAAGGGATCGCTCGACCTGCTCACGGTCTCCCAGAAGGGCAACCGCGAGCAGCAGCCCGGTTGGTTCGAGGTCGCGACGTCGTGGTTCGACCCGACCCGCGCTGTGCTCCCGATCGATGCCGTGTTCCCGGCGGACGTCAGCAACGACCAGATCCAGGAGCAGAGCCAGGCCATGATGGTCGACTCCCAGCAGGACGCCATCGCCGCGGCCCTCGTCGAGCTCGGCTACGACTTCCCGCGCGAGGTCACCGTCGCCGGGATCTCGAAGGACTCTCCGGCAGAGGGCGTGCTCGAGGAGGGCGACGTCATCGTCGCCCTGAACGGAACCGAGGTGCACGACACCCAGGCGCTCCGTGACGCCGTCGCGGAGAACGGCACCGACAAGGCGGCGACGGTCGACTACGAGCGCGACGGCGTCGCCGCCTCAGCCGAGATCACCCCGACAGATGCCGACGGGACCGCGCTGATCGGCGTGGGCGTGCGCATGAACTACGAGTTCCCGTTCGACGTCGACATCCAACTCGACAACGTCGGCGGGCCCAGTGCCGGTCAGATGTTCGCCCTCGGGATCATCGACAAGCTCACTCCCGGACTGCTCAACGGAGGAGAGAACGTCGCGGGAACCGGCACCATCGACTCGGCAGGCACCATCGGAGCCATCGGCGGCATCCGGCAGAAGCTCTTCGGTGCCAAGGATGCGGGTGCCGACTGGTTCCTCGCACCGGCATCGAACTGCAACGAGGTCGTCGGGCACATCCCGGACGGGCTCACCGTGTTCAGTGTGAAGACCCTCGATGACTCGATGGCCGTTCTCGAGACCATCGCGAATGGTGGCGACACCAGCGCATTGCCCTCGTGTTCCAGTGGAGCCTGA
- a CDS encoding zinc-dependent metalloprotease: MAENPERDDEPGSEDELRDMLQQFLAGGSGFDPSQLAGAAGLPNDPASIAALMSQLQGALRNSSEGIDWSIALKAGEDRAAATQLFPTDEQRAQLDAAFHIASLWLDEVVSVSELSDTPQLITRKQWVTKTMPVWTQLAEPVASSIADALTRALSEQAPEEMRSMVANAGSLMRSIGGTMFAMQLGQVVGQLASEVVSGGDVGIPLLGDGEAALLPQNVAGFGEGLDVEDDQVQIYLAVRELAHARLFRHARWLRLHMISSITEFSRGLRIDNEQLQDLAERFDPSSPEQLRDALTNGSLIPPKTDVQLAALARLETMLALVEGWVDVVTAAATSRLPKSAAIAEMVRRRRASGGPAESAFSTLVGLELRPRRLREAAAMWQAVTDAVGGEARDALWAHPDILPTSEDLDDPMGLVTRLTQTAEGGEPALDDIDQALEDLLRNDGPERPSEPQV; this comes from the coding sequence GTGGCCGAGAACCCCGAACGGGACGACGAACCCGGATCCGAGGACGAACTGCGCGACATGCTGCAGCAGTTCCTGGCGGGCGGGTCGGGCTTCGATCCGAGCCAGCTCGCCGGTGCAGCGGGTCTGCCGAACGACCCCGCCTCCATCGCAGCACTGATGAGCCAGCTGCAGGGGGCCCTCCGCAACTCGTCCGAGGGCATCGACTGGAGCATCGCGCTCAAGGCTGGAGAAGACCGCGCTGCGGCGACCCAGCTCTTCCCGACCGATGAGCAGCGCGCCCAGCTCGACGCGGCCTTCCACATCGCGTCCCTGTGGCTCGACGAGGTCGTCTCGGTCAGCGAGCTCTCCGACACACCCCAGCTCATCACCCGCAAGCAGTGGGTCACGAAGACCATGCCGGTCTGGACCCAGCTGGCTGAACCCGTCGCCTCCAGCATCGCGGATGCGCTGACCCGCGCTCTGTCGGAACAGGCTCCCGAGGAGATGCGGAGCATGGTCGCCAACGCCGGCTCCCTGATGCGCTCCATCGGCGGAACCATGTTCGCGATGCAGCTCGGCCAGGTCGTCGGACAGCTCGCCAGCGAGGTCGTCTCGGGCGGCGACGTCGGAATCCCCCTGCTCGGCGACGGAGAGGCCGCGCTCCTGCCGCAGAACGTCGCCGGTTTCGGCGAGGGCCTCGACGTCGAGGACGACCAGGTGCAGATCTACCTCGCAGTGCGCGAGCTCGCCCACGCCCGCCTGTTCCGGCACGCACGCTGGCTGCGCCTGCACATGATCAGCTCGATCACGGAGTTCTCGCGCGGCCTGCGCATCGACAACGAACAGCTGCAGGATCTCGCGGAGCGTTTCGACCCCTCGAGTCCCGAACAGTTGCGCGACGCCCTCACCAACGGCTCGCTCATCCCGCCCAAGACCGATGTCCAGCTGGCCGCGCTCGCCCGCCTCGAGACCATGCTCGCACTGGTCGAGGGCTGGGTCGATGTCGTGACGGCGGCGGCGACCTCCCGTCTGCCCAAGTCCGCAGCGATCGCCGAGATGGTGCGCCGCCGTCGCGCCTCGGGCGGTCCGGCCGAATCCGCGTTCTCCACGCTCGTCGGACTGGAGCTGCGCCCGCGTCGACTCCGGGAGGCCGCAGCCATGTGGCAGGCCGTGACGGATGCCGTCGGCGGCGAAGCCCGCGACGCGCTGTGGGCCCACCCCGACATCCTGCCGACGTCGGAGGACCTCGACGACCCGATGGGTCTCGTCACGAGGCTCACGCAGACGGCGGAGGGCGGCGAGCCTGCTCTCGACGACATCGACCAGGCCCTGGAGGACCTGCTCCGCAACGACGGACCCGAGAGGCCGAGCGAACCGCAGGTGTAG
- a CDS encoding ATP-dependent helicase, producing MVSPDDLLSGLDAQQRVAAEALVGPVSILAGAGTGKTRAITHRIAYGVATGAYAPNRVMALTFTARSAAELRGRLRMLGAGGVSARTFHAAALSQLGFFWPQVVGGTAPAIIDAKARVLAHAAETIHLKVDTATLRDAAGEIEWRKVSGLSIEEYAAVSHTRSLPGQLDLERTIALQQAYEDLKDARRQVDFEDVLLAVAGMIEQEPAVAMQVREQYRFFVVDEFQDVSPLQYQLLRLWLGDRRDLCVVGDASQTIYSFAGARSEYLLDFPSRFPDATVVRLEQNYRSAPPVIDTANRLMRGRPGALTLLPTVGEGAVTGPEVAERSFQTDMGEARGVAQRVIELIDSGAKAEDIAVLFRVNVQSAALEQAFVEAGLSYLIRGSKRFFDLPEVKQAVLALRAASVSIVGEPLFKSVSDVLRSIGWSQSPPEARGAVRDRWESLDAIMGLVDVAAPGTTFRDFTDELLERQRSQHEPTVSAVTFATLHSAKGLEWDHVFVVGLSEGLVPISYAKSFEQIDEERRLLYVGITRARRSLMLSWAQVGQHQRAPREPSRFLSELGTRTASAAGASGSSSRRSARR from the coding sequence CTGGTGAGCCCTGACGACCTCCTCTCCGGACTCGACGCGCAGCAGCGGGTCGCAGCCGAGGCGCTCGTCGGTCCGGTCAGCATCCTGGCCGGCGCCGGAACCGGCAAGACCCGCGCCATCACGCATCGCATCGCCTACGGCGTCGCCACAGGCGCCTATGCGCCGAATCGGGTCATGGCGCTCACCTTCACGGCGCGCTCCGCCGCCGAACTGCGCGGACGACTCCGGATGCTCGGAGCCGGCGGTGTGTCGGCACGCACCTTCCACGCCGCGGCGCTCTCGCAGCTCGGCTTCTTCTGGCCCCAGGTCGTCGGCGGCACGGCCCCCGCCATCATCGACGCCAAGGCGCGCGTTCTCGCCCACGCTGCCGAGACCATTCATCTCAAGGTCGACACCGCCACCCTCCGCGACGCGGCGGGCGAGATCGAGTGGCGCAAGGTGAGCGGCCTCTCGATCGAGGAGTACGCGGCCGTCTCGCACACGAGGTCGCTGCCGGGCCAACTCGACCTGGAGCGCACGATCGCGCTGCAACAGGCCTACGAGGACCTGAAGGACGCCCGCAGGCAGGTCGACTTCGAGGACGTGTTGCTGGCCGTCGCGGGCATGATCGAGCAGGAGCCCGCCGTCGCCATGCAGGTGCGCGAGCAGTACCGCTTCTTCGTGGTCGACGAGTTCCAGGATGTCTCGCCATTGCAGTATCAGCTGCTGCGGCTCTGGCTCGGCGACAGGCGCGACCTGTGCGTCGTCGGCGACGCGAGCCAGACCATCTACTCCTTCGCCGGCGCGCGGTCGGAGTACCTCCTCGACTTCCCCAGCCGATTCCCCGACGCGACCGTCGTGCGCCTCGAGCAGAACTACAGGTCCGCCCCGCCCGTGATCGACACGGCGAACCGACTCATGCGTGGACGGCCCGGTGCTCTCACCCTCCTGCCGACGGTGGGAGAGGGAGCCGTGACGGGTCCAGAGGTCGCCGAGAGGAGCTTCCAGACCGACATGGGGGAGGCCCGCGGCGTCGCGCAGCGGGTGATCGAGCTGATCGACTCCGGCGCGAAGGCCGAGGACATCGCCGTGCTGTTCCGCGTGAACGTGCAGTCCGCGGCCCTCGAGCAGGCCTTCGTCGAAGCCGGACTCAGCTACCTCATCCGAGGCTCGAAGCGATTCTTCGACCTGCCTGAGGTCAAGCAGGCGGTTCTGGCGTTGCGGGCGGCATCCGTCTCCATCGTGGGGGAGCCGCTGTTCAAGTCCGTGAGCGACGTGCTGCGCTCGATCGGCTGGAGCCAGAGTCCGCCCGAGGCGCGAGGCGCCGTGCGCGACCGGTGGGAATCGCTTGACGCGATCATGGGCCTCGTCGACGTCGCGGCTCCGGGGACCACCTTCCGCGACTTCACGGACGAGCTGCTCGAACGCCAGCGTTCGCAGCACGAGCCGACGGTCTCGGCGGTCACGTTCGCCACCCTCCACTCGGCCAAGGGGCTCGAGTGGGATCACGTCTTCGTCGTCGGTCTCAGCGAGGGCCTCGTTCCCATCAGCTATGCGAAGTCGTTCGAGCAGATCGATGAGGAGCGCCGCCTGCTCTACGTCGGCATCACGCGAGCCCGCCGTTCGCTCATGCTGAGCTGGGCGCAGGTGGGTCAGCATCAGCGCGCACCCCGGGAACCGTCGAGATTCCTGTCAGAGCTCGGCACCCGCACTGCGAGTGCGGCGGGAGCATCCGGATCGAGTTCGCGCCGGTCCGCGCGTCGATGA
- the nudC gene encoding NAD(+) diphosphatase — protein MSHGPLSIPLARHLLDRDADARSRDGLLDSLLADPLTRVIAVHKARILLADPMNGSAGAGAPSLALLDPDAAVGAEQYLYLGRGTEEPLVGTPLVAAMVGDEVAGRIEQDPARWTTLRAAAPLLSDGDAALFAEIVSVANWHASHGFCPRCGTATIPQQAGWVRHCPKDDIDIFPRTDPAVIVLITDADDRVLLGSNANWTPGRYSLLAGFVEPGESLEHAVIREMKEESGVDVVDPVYRGSQPWPFPASIMLGFHARLSEAQDPESLMPDGVEIVDLRWLTREQLASPGSGVLLPGAASIARALLEDWFGGPIPDHEGRW, from the coding sequence GTGAGTCACGGCCCCCTGAGCATCCCGCTCGCCCGCCACCTGCTCGACCGCGATGCCGACGCCCGTTCCCGCGATGGACTGCTCGATTCGCTGCTGGCCGACCCGCTCACCAGGGTCATCGCCGTGCACAAGGCTCGGATCCTCCTCGCGGATCCGATGAACGGCTCGGCCGGTGCCGGTGCTCCGTCCCTCGCCCTGCTCGATCCCGATGCCGCCGTCGGTGCCGAGCAGTACCTCTACCTCGGTCGAGGCACCGAGGAGCCTCTCGTCGGTACTCCGCTCGTCGCAGCCATGGTCGGCGACGAGGTCGCCGGCCGGATCGAGCAGGACCCGGCTCGCTGGACGACCCTGCGCGCCGCTGCGCCGCTCCTCTCCGATGGGGATGCCGCGCTGTTCGCGGAGATCGTCTCCGTCGCCAACTGGCATGCGTCCCACGGCTTCTGTCCGCGCTGCGGAACAGCGACCATCCCGCAGCAGGCCGGCTGGGTGCGGCACTGCCCCAAGGACGACATCGACATCTTCCCGCGCACCGACCCGGCCGTCATCGTGCTGATCACGGACGCCGACGATCGCGTGCTGCTCGGCTCCAACGCCAACTGGACGCCAGGTCGCTACTCCCTGCTGGCTGGATTCGTCGAGCCCGGCGAGTCGCTCGAGCACGCCGTCATCCGTGAGATGAAGGAGGAGTCCGGCGTCGACGTCGTCGACCCGGTCTACCGCGGCTCGCAGCCCTGGCCGTTCCCGGCCTCGATCATGCTCGGATTCCATGCCCGCCTGTCCGAGGCACAGGACCCGGAGAGTCTGATGCCCGACGGAGTCGAGATCGTCGATCTGCGCTGGCTCACTCGGGAGCAGCTCGCCTCTCCGGGCAGCGGAGTGCTCCTGCCCGGTGCCGCGTCGATCGCACGCGCGCTGCTCGAGGACTGGTTCGGCGGGCCGATCCCCGACCACGAGGGCCGCTGGTGA
- a CDS encoding ATP-dependent DNA helicase, which translates to MTDVTLDGLGDEFAPVHPAGLEIAPDDLARRVGDAFSPTAEQSAVIRADLSPTLVIAGAGSGKTETMANRVIWLLATGRVRPEQVLGLTFTRKAAGELAERIQRRIGRLDESGLLPRSGAIGATASDAGANSLFDRPTVSTYNAFANSIFHDNAVILGREPESQLLSESSAWLLARRVTVEHGDDRLVRIGKRVDDVTDAVLRLSRALAENEADASEVRRFGQEFRRLAELPYNEKTGAAKQYADVTTALAHVESLDVLLDLAARFDAEKRRLGLVEFSDQVALARAACERSPRVVDGYRDRYKVILLDEYQDTSVGQTRLLSTLFAGQGVMAVGDPHQSIYGWRGASADNLSRFASDFVTDGSGAETLSLSTSWRNPTVVLDAANRLVEPLTAVTTVGVATLSPRPDAPTGVLTASFSEQMVDEADAVAEWFSARLDPSLPEGDRPTAAMLFRARRHMEFFAEALRRRGIPCHVLGIGGLLSTPEVVDLVATLRVVHDPAAGSSLLRLLSGALFRIGPRDLAELARVAAWLQSRDWQQKDVGDEVRRALRESVAVDDAASIVDALDFVSTAPAEHRQLTGFSDLGLYRLRGAGARLAFLRSRVGLALPDFVRLVEQELRLDIEVSANERNERGMANLYAFHDEVAAFVAADERGTLGSFLAWLDRAEKADDLGPRSDPGERGVVQLLTIHGSKGLEWDFVVVPGMTEAGLPSAPREGGGWVSFGQLPYEFRGDRLELPVLPWRGVATQQQFRDEFVAFKAALAERSALEERRLAYVAVTRAREQLLLTGSFWADGVRPKQPSRYLRELAEVGIIAELPDAPENEENPSDRADRTGEWPFDPLGTRRGRVEQAADAVRSAARERSRSLVHPATPWSRDIDLLLAERSRRAQPEPVALPARIPASRFKDYVDRPGEVAEGLRRPLPQRPYRATRLGTLFHSWVEHRSAGVGSFDLLYVSADESDADTIVDAVDATPENDRLAHLQATFERSEWADRAPEDVEIEIHLALAGQVFICKLDAVYRTETGYQVVDWKTGRAPTDARDLELKQTQLALYRLAYARWKGVDPSTVDAVFYFVADDVVVRPERLYEEEDLLALWSSVSSEARREPDRASRPASKAAVASGSSSDAASDASASSSIENSSIGPVSESS; encoded by the coding sequence ATGACCGACGTCACCCTCGACGGTCTCGGCGACGAGTTCGCCCCCGTGCATCCGGCAGGGCTCGAGATCGCACCCGACGATCTCGCCCGCCGCGTCGGCGACGCCTTCTCGCCGACCGCGGAGCAGTCCGCGGTCATCCGTGCCGACCTCTCGCCGACCCTGGTCATCGCCGGAGCGGGCAGCGGCAAGACCGAGACCATGGCCAACCGCGTCATCTGGCTGCTGGCGACGGGTCGCGTGCGCCCCGAGCAGGTGCTCGGCCTCACCTTCACGCGCAAGGCTGCCGGAGAGCTGGCTGAACGCATCCAGCGCCGCATCGGCCGGCTCGACGAGAGCGGCCTGCTTCCCCGAAGCGGCGCCATCGGAGCGACGGCATCGGATGCCGGGGCGAACTCGCTCTTCGACCGCCCGACCGTGTCGACCTACAACGCCTTCGCGAACAGCATCTTCCACGACAACGCCGTCATCCTCGGCCGGGAGCCGGAATCGCAACTGCTCAGCGAGTCGTCGGCCTGGTTGCTCGCACGCAGGGTCACGGTCGAGCACGGCGACGACCGTCTGGTGCGCATCGGCAAGCGTGTGGATGACGTCACGGACGCCGTTCTCCGTCTCAGTCGCGCTCTCGCCGAGAACGAGGCCGACGCATCCGAGGTGCGGCGCTTCGGACAGGAGTTCCGTCGCCTCGCCGAGCTGCCGTACAACGAGAAGACCGGCGCCGCCAAGCAGTACGCCGACGTGACAACCGCCCTCGCCCACGTCGAATCGCTCGACGTGCTCCTCGATCTCGCGGCTCGCTTCGACGCCGAGAAGCGCAGGCTCGGACTCGTCGAGTTCTCCGACCAGGTCGCCCTGGCCAGGGCGGCGTGCGAGCGCAGCCCGCGGGTGGTCGATGGCTACCGCGACCGCTACAAGGTCATCCTCCTCGACGAGTACCAGGACACCTCGGTCGGACAGACCCGATTGCTCTCGACCCTCTTCGCCGGTCAGGGCGTGATGGCCGTCGGCGACCCCCACCAGTCGATCTACGGATGGCGGGGCGCCAGCGCCGACAATCTCAGCCGCTTCGCCTCCGACTTCGTGACCGACGGGTCCGGGGCAGAGACGCTCAGCCTGTCGACGAGCTGGCGCAATCCCACCGTCGTGCTCGACGCGGCCAATCGCCTGGTCGAACCCCTGACCGCCGTAACGACGGTCGGCGTCGCCACGCTCTCGCCCCGCCCCGATGCCCCGACGGGAGTGCTGACGGCGTCGTTCTCCGAGCAGATGGTCGACGAGGCCGATGCTGTCGCCGAGTGGTTCTCCGCCCGGCTGGACCCGTCTCTTCCCGAGGGCGACAGACCGACCGCTGCGATGTTGTTCCGGGCGCGCCGCCACATGGAGTTCTTCGCCGAGGCGCTGCGGCGGCGGGGCATCCCGTGCCACGTGCTCGGTATCGGCGGCCTGTTGTCGACGCCCGAGGTGGTCGACCTCGTTGCGACCCTGCGGGTGGTGCACGATCCAGCGGCTGGGTCGTCCCTGCTGCGACTGCTCTCCGGAGCCCTGTTCCGCATCGGGCCCCGCGATCTCGCCGAACTCGCCCGCGTGGCCGCCTGGTTGCAGAGCCGGGACTGGCAGCAGAAGGACGTCGGTGACGAGGTGCGGCGGGCGCTGCGTGAATCCGTCGCCGTCGACGACGCGGCATCCATCGTCGACGCACTCGACTTCGTCTCGACGGCTCCGGCCGAGCACCGCCAGCTCACCGGGTTCAGCGATCTCGGCCTCTACCGCCTGCGAGGTGCCGGCGCCCGACTGGCGTTCCTGCGATCCCGTGTCGGGCTCGCGCTGCCCGACTTCGTCCGGCTCGTCGAACAGGAGCTACGGCTCGACATCGAGGTGAGCGCCAACGAGCGCAACGAGCGCGGCATGGCGAACCTCTACGCGTTCCACGACGAGGTGGCCGCCTTCGTGGCCGCCGACGAACGCGGAACCCTGGGGAGCTTCCTCGCCTGGCTCGATCGCGCCGAGAAGGCCGACGACCTGGGTCCTCGAAGCGATCCGGGTGAGCGCGGCGTCGTGCAGCTGCTCACCATCCACGGCTCCAAGGGTCTGGAGTGGGACTTCGTCGTCGTTCCGGGCATGACGGAGGCCGGCCTGCCGAGTGCACCACGGGAGGGTGGCGGCTGGGTGTCGTTCGGCCAGCTGCCCTACGAGTTCCGCGGCGACAGGCTCGAACTGCCCGTGCTGCCCTGGCGAGGCGTCGCCACCCAGCAGCAGTTCCGTGACGAGTTCGTCGCGTTCAAGGCCGCCCTGGCGGAGCGCAGCGCCCTCGAGGAGCGCCGGCTCGCCTACGTCGCCGTCACCCGTGCCCGCGAGCAGCTGCTGCTCACAGGCTCGTTCTGGGCCGACGGCGTGCGCCCCAAGCAGCCCAGCCGATACCTCCGCGAGCTCGCGGAGGTCGGCATCATCGCAGAGCTTCCCGACGCCCCGGAGAACGAGGAGAACCCGTCCGATCGCGCTGATCGCACGGGGGAGTGGCCGTTTGATCCCCTCGGCACCCGCCGGGGACGTGTCGAGCAGGCCGCTGATGCCGTACGCTCGGCCGCCCGGGAGCGTTCGCGCAGCCTCGTGCACCCGGCGACGCCGTGGAGCCGTGACATCGACCTGCTGCTCGCCGAGCGCAGCCGGCGGGCCCAGCCCGAGCCCGTCGCCCTGCCGGCCCGAATCCCGGCGTCGCGGTTCAAGGACTACGTCGATCGGCCGGGGGAGGTCGCGGAGGGTCTGCGCAGGCCGTTGCCGCAGCGTCCTTATCGCGCGACGCGACTCGGGACGCTGTTCCACAGCTGGGTCGAACACCGCTCGGCTGGCGTCGGGTCCTTCGATCTTCTCTACGTGTCTGCCGATGAGTCGGATGCCGACACCATCGTCGACGCCGTGGACGCGACGCCCGAGAATGACCGTCTCGCCCACCTGCAGGCGACCTTCGAACGGTCGGAATGGGCCGATCGCGCGCCGGAGGACGTCGAGATCGAGATCCACCTGGCTCTGGCCGGCCAGGTGTTCATCTGCAAGCTCGACGCCGTCTACCGCACCGAGACCGGCTACCAGGTCGTGGATTGGAAGACCGGACGAGCGCCGACCGATGCCCGCGACCTCGAACTCAAGCAGACCCAGCTGGCCCTCTATCGACTCGCTTACGCGCGCTGGAAGGGCGTCGATCCGTCCACCGTCGATGCGGTGTTCTACTTCGTGGCCGACGACGTCGTCGTGCGGCCGGAACGCCTCTACGAAGAGGAGGACCTTCTCGCGCTGTGGTCGTCGGTCTCGTCGGAGGCCCGGCGTGAGCCCGACCGGGCTTCGAGGCCGGCGTCGAAGGCCGCCGTCGCGTCGGGATCGTCGTCGGATGCCGCATCCGACGCCTCGGCGTCATCGTCCATCGAGAACAGCTCGATCGGACCGGTCTCCGAATCGTCGTGA